In Eupeodes corollae chromosome 3, idEupCoro1.1, whole genome shotgun sequence, a single genomic region encodes these proteins:
- the LOC129951038 gene encoding ubiquitin-conjugating enzyme E2Q-like protein CG4502, producing the protein MSSRSKEKVAAAIRKLFKGNDKQSEGAEGNQPPAVNGGPSGSPGRRLRRGVSPASSKSTLKLNDSTIRSRRLMKEFREIQRMQNSAMGPIFTVELVNDNLYEWYARLHIIDPDSPLAEDMVELNIPFILLHLVFPENFPFAPPFMRVVEPRIEKGFVMEGGAICMELLTPRGWASAYTVEAVLMQFAASLVKGQGRVARKPKSTKEFSRRSAEEAFRSLVKTHEKYGWVTPALSDG; encoded by the exons ATGTCTTCAAGGTCTAAGGAAAAAGTTGCGGCAGCCATTCGAAAACTTTTCAAAGGAAATGACAAACAATCTGAGGGTGCAGAAGGTAATCAGCCACCTGCTGTCAACGGAGGTCCTTCAGGCTCACCCGGTCGCCGACTAAGAAG aggtgTTTCACCAGCTTCAAGTAAATCCACTTTGAAATTAAATGATTCCACAATTCGATCGAGACGGCTAATGAAGGAGTTCAGAGAAATACAAAGAATGCAAAACAGTGCAATGGGTCCCATATTTACA GTCGAACTGGTGAACGACAATCTATATGAGTGGTACGCCCGCTTGCATATTATCGACCCGGATTCACCACTGGCCGAGGACATGGTCGAGCTAAACATTCCATTCATCCTGTTACATTTGGTATTTCCGGAAAACTTCCCTTTCGCTCCACCATTCATGAGAGTAGTTGAGCCACGAATAGAAAAAGGATTCGTAATGGAGGGTGGTGCAATTTGCATGGAACTATTGACGCCACGCGGATGGGCAAGTGCTTATACCGTCGAAGCAGTACTCATGCAGTTTGCGGCCAGTTTAGTCAAGGGACAAGGTCGAGTAGCTAGAAAACCAAAAAGTACAAAAGAATTCAGCAG GAGATCTGCAGAGGAGGCATTCAGATCGTTAGTGAAGACGCATGAGAAGTACGGATGGGTAACTCCAGCACTATCTGATGGCTAA